A DNA window from Centroberyx gerrardi isolate f3 chromosome 3, fCenGer3.hap1.cur.20231027, whole genome shotgun sequence contains the following coding sequences:
- the LOC139923313 gene encoding transcription factor IIIA-like, whose translation MESKTEPHKRYICSFSDCEASYNKQWKLDAHMCKHTGQKPHTCEHNGCGKSFCSPYHLARHELTHSGVKPFQCTEAGCTEAFTTNSNRKKHISRNHTQEQKKYTCKVEGCGLVFKKNKQLKSHMCEQHTQLPPYQCTFEGCQMRFAFPSKLKRHEKVHRGYPCQDEGCAFTGKTWTEYQKHRKDAHRAVLRCDRCDKVFRDSWFLQQHQRVHSEVRVVLKCPRDGCDRSFTTPFNLQSHISSFHEVLRPFACPHQGCGKTFAMKQSLQRHSVAHDPERRKLKKPRLKGTNKRSLASRISGHVTTKKAGCKKTQDGTDRASESHGGSGQKKTGPPGPVELVSLLQDTSLLCNPALETHGLTNGLTALLPV comes from the coding sequence ATGGAGAGTAAAACGGAGCCGCACAAGCGTTACATCTGCTCGTTTTCCGACTGTGAGGCATCCTATAACAAACAATGGAAACTGGACGCTCACATGTGTAAACACACGGGTCAGAAACCCCACACATGTGAGCACAATGGCTGCGGTAAGTCCTTCTGCAGCCCGTACCACTTAGCGCGGCATGAGCTAACTCACAGCGGGGTGAAGCCCTTCCAGTGTACTGAAGCTGGCTGTACTGAAGCCTTCACTACTAATTCAAACCGAAAGAAACACATCAGCCGCAACCACACTCAAGAACAGAAGAAATACACTTGTAAAGTCGAGGGCTGCGGACTGGTGTTCAAGAAAAACAAGCAGCTGAAGTCCCACATGTGTGAGCAGCACACTCAGCTGCCCCCCTACCAGTGCACCTTCGAGGGTTGCCAGATGCGGTTCGCCTTCCCCAGCAAACTGAAACGCCACGAGAAGGTACACCGAGGCTACCCCTGCCAGGACGAGGGCTGCGCCTTCACCGGAAAGACCTGGACGGAGTACCAGAAACACCGGAAGGATGCTCACAGGGCCGTCCTGCGGTGCGACCGGTGCGACAAGGTGTTCCGCGACTCGTGGTTCCTGCAGCAGCACCAGCGCGTCCACTCGGAGGTGCGGGTGGTGCTGAAGTGCCCCAGGGACGGGTGCGACAGGTCCTTCACCACGCCGTTCAACCTGCAGAGCCACATCAGCTCCTTCCACGAGGTGCTGCGGCCCTTCGCCTGCCCCCACCAGGGCTGCGGCAAGACCTTCGCCATGAAGCAGAGCCTGCAGCGCCACAGCGTCGCCCACGACccggagaggaggaagctgaaGAAGCCTCGACTCAAAGGAACGAACAAACGATCTCTGGCCTCCAGGATCAGCGGGCACGTCACCACGAAGAAAGCGGGGTGTAAAAAGACACAGGACGGCACAGACCGCGCGTCCGAGTCCCACGGCGGGTCTGGACAGAAGAAGACGGGTCCGCCTGGTCCTGTTGAGCTTGTCTCCCTCCTGCAGGACACGTCCTTATTATGCAACCCAGCTTTGGAAACCCACGGACTCACTAATGGGCTTACTGCACTGTTACCTGTGTAG
- the yju2b gene encoding putative splicing factor YJU2B — protein sequence MGERKGTNKYYPPDFDPAKHGSLNGYHKTHPLRERARKLSQGILVIRFEMPYNIWCDGCKNHIGMGVRYNAEKKKVGNYYTTPIYRFRMKCHLCVNYIEMQTDPATCDYVIVSGASRKEERWDMADNEQILTTERTEKEKLETDAMYKLDHGGRDKEKLKKALPSLSEIQDHQAGWKDDFLLNSALRSKFRTEKKVMAEQEEKDNAVRKRTNLSIPLLPEKEEDKKLAALLTFQAPDSYDDKQHSKRKEISSRSWFMSPSAPPGGAAGSLLHKLGLQGKGAAVAKALGPSPNSAPSPLIRRRTEGFGKKPEPCATVTRRRSDPEVTRTEEAVSRVTRREEEAPESGQGVAETNNSGSKEMRVNTTEEEGKGLTRAEDCGKEKAQDRSFVGVMSLVADYSDSDSDPGQ from the exons ATG GGTGAAAGGAAAGGAACCAACAAATACTACCCTCCTGATTTTGACCCGGCCAAG CATGGATCTCTCAATGGCTACCATAAAACTCACCCTCTTCGGGAGAGGGCCAGAAAACTGTCCCAGGGTATCCTCGTTATCAG GTTTGAGATGCCCTACAACATCTGGTGTGATGGCTGCAAGAATCACATCGGCATGG GCGTACGCTACAATGCTGAGAAGAAGAAAGTGGGGAACTACTACACCACACCAATCTACAG GTTTCGGATGAAGTGCCACCTGTGTGTGAACTACATTGAGATGCAGACGGACCCGGCGACCTGCGACTATGTGATAGTGAGCGGGGCGAGCAGGAAGGAGGAGCGCTGGGACATGGCCGACAACGAGCAGATCCTCACCACAG agcggacagagaaggagaagctGGAGACGGATGCCATGTACAAGCTGGACCACGGtgggagagacaaggagaagcTGAAGAAGGCTCTGCCCTCGCTGTCGGAGATCCAGGACCACCAGGCCGGCTGGAAGGACGACTTCCTGCTCAACAGCGCCCTCCGCAGCAAGTTCAGG acagagaagaaagtGATGgctgagcaggaggagaaggacaacGCAGTGAGGAAGAGGACCAACCTGTCCATCCCACTGCTgccagagaaggaggaggacaagaaaCTGGCAGCACTGCTCACCTTCCAGGCTCCTGACT CCTATGACGACAAGCAGCACAGCAAGCGGAAGGAGATCTCGTCTCGCTCGTGGTTCATGTCTCCCTCCGCACCACCAGGCGGCGCTGCAGGCAGCCTGCTGCACAAGCTGGGCCTGCAGGGGAAAGGAGCGGCGGTGGCCAAAGCCCTGGGTCCGTCCCCCAACTCCGCCCCCAGCCCGCTGATCCGCAGACGCACAGAGGGATTTGGGAAAAAACCCGAACCCTGCGCCACCGTCACCCGCAGGAGGTCAGACCCCGAAGTCACGCGCACAGAGGAGGCGGTTTCCAGGGTCAcacggagagaggaagaggcaccTGAGTCGGGACAGGGAGTAGCAGAGACAAATAACAGTGGATCCAAGGAGATGCGTGTTaacaccacagaggaagaaggCAAAGGACTGACGAGggcagaggattgtgggaaggaAAAGGCGCAGGACAGAAGTTTTGTTGGTGTCATGTCCCTGGTGGCAGACTACAGCGACTCAGACTCAGATCCTGGACAATGA